One window of Microbacterium sp. Root61 genomic DNA carries:
- a CDS encoding TetR/AcrR family transcriptional regulator, with translation MSRPPRARESVLDAFETLLIDDGERAATMDAAARAAGVSKGGLLYHFASKDALEAGLIERLDRLMQEDIAALTTAPEGVVAYFLRSSVMQNDPLDRVLIAISRLAQGGSASASAALRGVREQWESAVRPYARDETALQLVMLVSDGLYFNNALNGGSVPGPVPRGAEMDALIELVLGATAR, from the coding sequence ATGAGCAGACCTCCGCGCGCCCGCGAAAGCGTGCTCGATGCGTTCGAGACGCTGCTCATCGACGACGGCGAACGCGCCGCCACGATGGATGCTGCAGCCCGCGCGGCCGGCGTGTCCAAGGGGGGCCTGCTCTATCACTTCGCCTCGAAGGATGCCCTCGAGGCCGGTCTCATCGAGCGGCTCGACCGGTTGATGCAGGAAGACATCGCGGCGCTCACGACGGCGCCGGAGGGCGTGGTCGCCTATTTCCTGCGCTCCTCGGTGATGCAGAACGACCCGCTCGACCGAGTGCTCATCGCCATCTCGCGACTTGCCCAGGGTGGGTCGGCCAGCGCATCCGCGGCCCTCCGCGGCGTGCGCGAGCAGTGGGAGTCGGCCGTGCGCCCCTACGCGCGCGACGAGACCGCGCTGCAGCTCGTCATGCTCGTCAGTGACGGGCTCTACTTCAACAACGCCCTCAACGGCGGGTCCGTGCCCGGCCCCGTCCCCCGCGGCGCGGAGATGGACGCCCTCATCGAACTCGTGCTGGGGGCCACCGCGCGCTGA
- the serA gene encoding phosphoglycerate dehydrogenase, which produces MSKPVVLIAEELSPATIDALGPDFDVRTVDGTDRPALLAALADASAVLVRSATKIDAEAIAAAPVLKVVARAGVGLDNVDIKAATTAGVMVVNAPTSNIISAAELTIGHILSLARHIPSAHASLADGQWKRSAYTGTELFEKTVGIVGLGRIGALIAERLRAFGVRVVGYDPYVTPTRAQQLQVELLSFDEVLRQSDFVTVHMPKTPETTGMISTEQLALMKPTAFVINVARGGLIDEEALHAALTGGVIAGAGLDVFTSEPPAKDSSASRLLDLPNVVVTPHLGASTNEAQEKAGVSVARSVKLALEGDLVPDAVNVAGGIIDPFVRPGIALVEKLGQFFTGLAHAAVTSLDIEVRGELAAYDVSVYRLAALKGILTNVISENVSYVNAPLFAEQRGIETRLIVEAESPLYRNLTVLRGTLSDGTVLTIAGTLAGTRLVPKVVGINGYEIEVAIEQHHIVMRYADRPGIVAIYGQKLGDAGINIAGLQVAHPDASGRALSVLTVDSPVPDEMLAELHQAVQADLFRQIEITQA; this is translated from the coding sequence TTGTCGAAGCCTGTCGTCCTGATCGCCGAAGAACTTTCCCCCGCCACGATCGACGCCCTCGGTCCCGACTTCGACGTGCGCACCGTCGACGGAACCGATCGGCCGGCACTGCTGGCTGCGCTGGCCGACGCGAGCGCAGTCCTGGTGCGCTCCGCGACCAAGATCGACGCCGAGGCGATCGCTGCGGCGCCCGTGCTGAAGGTCGTCGCGCGCGCCGGCGTCGGACTGGACAACGTCGACATCAAGGCGGCCACGACGGCCGGTGTGATGGTCGTCAACGCACCGACCTCGAACATCATCTCGGCCGCCGAGCTGACGATCGGCCACATCCTCAGCCTGGCCCGGCACATCCCGAGCGCCCACGCGTCGCTCGCCGACGGCCAGTGGAAGCGCAGCGCCTACACCGGAACCGAGCTGTTCGAGAAGACGGTCGGCATCGTCGGCCTCGGCCGCATCGGCGCACTCATCGCCGAGCGGCTCCGCGCCTTCGGCGTCCGCGTCGTCGGCTACGACCCCTACGTGACCCCGACCCGCGCCCAGCAGTTGCAGGTCGAGCTGCTGTCCTTCGACGAGGTGCTGCGCCAGAGCGACTTCGTCACGGTGCACATGCCGAAGACCCCCGAAACCACGGGGATGATCAGCACGGAGCAGCTGGCGCTGATGAAGCCGACCGCGTTCGTCATCAACGTCGCCCGTGGCGGTCTCATCGACGAGGAGGCGCTGCACGCCGCCCTCACCGGGGGAGTGATCGCCGGTGCGGGTCTCGACGTGTTCACCTCCGAGCCGCCGGCGAAGGACTCGAGCGCCTCGCGCCTGCTCGATCTGCCGAACGTCGTCGTGACACCGCACCTCGGTGCGAGCACCAACGAGGCGCAGGAGAAGGCCGGCGTTTCGGTCGCGCGCTCGGTCAAGCTCGCCCTCGAAGGCGACCTGGTTCCGGATGCCGTGAACGTCGCCGGCGGAATCATCGATCCCTTCGTGCGCCCCGGCATCGCGCTCGTCGAGAAGCTCGGCCAGTTCTTCACGGGCCTCGCGCACGCTGCGGTGACCAGCCTCGACATCGAGGTGCGCGGTGAGCTTGCAGCGTACGACGTCAGCGTCTACCGGCTGGCTGCGCTCAAGGGCATCCTCACCAACGTGATCAGCGAGAACGTGTCCTACGTGAACGCACCGCTGTTCGCCGAGCAGCGCGGCATCGAGACCCGACTCATCGTCGAGGCCGAGAGCCCGCTCTACCGCAACCTCACCGTGCTGCGCGGAACGCTGTCGGACGGCACCGTTCTCACGATCGCGGGCACCCTCGCCGGAACCCGCCTCGTGCCCAAGGTCGTCGGCATCAACGGCTACGAGATCGAAGTGGCCATCGAGCAGCACCACATCGTCATGCGCTACGCGGATCGCCCCGGCATCGTCGCGATCTACGGTCAGAAGCTGGGCGACGCGGGCATCAACATCGCCGGTCTGCAGGTCGCGCACCCGGACGCCAGCGGTCGTGCCCTGTCGGTGCTGACCGTCGACTCGCCGGTGCCGGATGAGATGCTGGCCGAGCTGCACCAGGCTGTCCAGGCCGACCTGTTCCGCCAGATCGAGATCACCCAGGCGTAG
- a CDS encoding peptidoglycan-binding domain-containing protein: MNIAPWSTVAVGSDDVVVSGIQYLLRARGHAVAVDGVYGPATAAAVTAFQSGAGLPADGIVGPQTWPLLVTTTTLGSTGDAVRAVQQFGLVPSPGIAPLVVDGAYGPITAERVQFFQESWGLTPDSAAGPATWSFLSSLRPGPRPWPLVAVGATQTVNWRVLAAQHLLRAHGATIVADGAFGPASGAAVTVFQQTLRGTDLGTTLGQLDWPALIVTVRSGDSGEAVRAAQTLLPGGIAVDGAFGPATDAAAREFQQMFGLTVDGVVGPQTWYTLTLRIFD, from the coding sequence ATGAACATCGCACCGTGGAGCACAGTCGCCGTCGGATCGGACGACGTCGTCGTGTCCGGCATCCAGTACCTGCTGAGGGCACGGGGCCATGCCGTGGCGGTGGACGGCGTGTACGGGCCCGCGACCGCAGCGGCGGTGACCGCATTCCAGTCAGGGGCCGGACTTCCCGCCGACGGCATCGTCGGACCGCAGACCTGGCCGCTCCTGGTCACCACCACGACGTTGGGTTCCACGGGCGACGCGGTGCGCGCGGTGCAGCAGTTCGGGCTCGTGCCCTCACCGGGAATCGCCCCGCTGGTTGTGGACGGCGCGTACGGCCCGATCACGGCCGAGCGCGTGCAGTTCTTCCAGGAGTCGTGGGGCCTCACGCCGGACAGCGCGGCCGGACCTGCGACCTGGTCGTTCCTCAGCTCTCTGCGTCCTGGACCCCGGCCGTGGCCCCTGGTGGCGGTCGGCGCCACGCAGACGGTCAACTGGCGCGTGCTCGCGGCGCAGCACCTGCTTCGCGCGCACGGCGCCACCATCGTGGCGGACGGGGCATTCGGGCCGGCGAGCGGCGCAGCCGTCACCGTCTTCCAGCAGACCCTGCGCGGCACGGACCTCGGGACGACGCTGGGTCAGCTCGACTGGCCTGCACTGATCGTCACGGTGCGCTCCGGCGACTCGGGGGAGGCCGTGCGGGCCGCGCAGACGCTCCTGCCGGGTGGGATCGCCGTCGACGGGGCATTCGGTCCGGCGACGGATGCCGCGGCACGGGAGTTCCAGCAGATGTTCGGGCTGACCGTGGACGGTGTCGTCGGGCCGCAGACCTGGTACACGCTGACACTCCGCATCTTCGACTGA
- a CDS encoding DUF6855 family protein, protein MAGSGTKDDPWQLTTAPGSSGYTMYRDESADPPALVCQVGSTTLKYHLSAIDDLAAWLREQGEWVELGAADEQKDAPEGTVEAWGRSAENPVGGWYGLRKGYRGRFGMYLPPLLEELGLVELTHEKRGNRVRAV, encoded by the coding sequence ATGGCGGGTTCAGGCACCAAGGACGACCCGTGGCAGCTGACCACGGCACCCGGATCATCCGGCTACACGATGTACCGGGACGAGTCGGCGGACCCGCCTGCGCTGGTGTGCCAGGTCGGGTCGACGACCCTGAAGTACCACCTCAGTGCGATCGACGACCTCGCCGCCTGGCTGCGCGAGCAGGGGGAGTGGGTCGAACTCGGCGCCGCCGACGAGCAGAAGGATGCGCCGGAGGGCACCGTCGAGGCCTGGGGGCGCAGTGCCGAGAACCCGGTGGGCGGCTGGTATGGGCTGCGCAAGGGCTATCGGGGCAGGTTCGGGATGTATCTGCCGCCGCTGCTCGAGGAGCTCGGGCTGGTCGAGCTCACCCACGAGAAGCGCGGCAATCGGGTCCGCGCGGTGTGA
- the ilvC gene encoding ketol-acid reductoisomerase, with translation MAELLYDADADLSLIQSKKVAIVGYGSQGHAHAQNLRDSGVQVVIALKDGSKSAPKAQEDGFEVLSVADAAEWADVIMILAPDQHQRSIYRDSIKDKLVPGKTLAFAHGFNIRFGYIDAPEGVDVILIAPKAPGHTVRREFVAGRGIPDIIAVERDASGQAWDLALSYAKAIGGTRAGVIKTTFTEETETDLFGEQSVLCGGTSQLVMYGFETLVEAGYQPEIAYFEVLHELKLIVDLMWEGGIAKQRWSVSDTAEYGDYVSGPRVIDPSVKENMKAVLADIQSGAFAERFIADQDAGAPEFLELRAKGAAHPIEATGKDLRALFAWKQQDEDYVEGSAAR, from the coding sequence ATGGCCGAACTCCTCTACGACGCTGACGCCGACCTGTCGCTCATCCAGAGCAAGAAGGTCGCGATCGTCGGCTACGGCTCGCAGGGCCACGCCCACGCGCAGAACCTCCGCGACTCCGGCGTCCAGGTCGTCATCGCGCTCAAGGACGGCTCCAAGTCCGCTCCCAAGGCGCAGGAGGACGGCTTCGAGGTCCTCTCCGTCGCGGACGCCGCCGAATGGGCTGACGTCATCATGATCCTCGCGCCCGATCAGCACCAGCGCTCGATCTACCGCGACAGCATCAAGGACAAGCTCGTCCCCGGCAAGACGCTCGCCTTCGCGCACGGCTTCAACATCCGCTTCGGCTACATCGACGCACCCGAGGGCGTCGACGTGATCCTCATCGCTCCGAAGGCCCCCGGCCACACGGTGCGTCGCGAGTTCGTCGCGGGTCGCGGCATCCCCGACATCATCGCGGTCGAGCGTGACGCGTCGGGTCAGGCGTGGGACCTCGCCCTCTCGTACGCCAAGGCCATCGGCGGCACCCGCGCCGGTGTCATCAAGACCACGTTCACCGAAGAGACCGAGACCGACCTGTTCGGCGAGCAGTCCGTGCTCTGCGGCGGCACGTCGCAGCTCGTCATGTACGGCTTCGAGACGCTCGTCGAGGCCGGCTACCAGCCCGAGATCGCCTACTTCGAGGTGCTGCACGAGCTCAAGCTCATCGTCGACCTGATGTGGGAGGGCGGCATCGCCAAGCAGCGCTGGTCGGTCTCCGACACCGCTGAGTACGGCGACTACGTCTCCGGCCCGCGCGTCATCGACCCGAGCGTCAAGGAGAACATGAAGGCCGTTCTCGCCGACATCCAGTCCGGCGCGTTCGCCGAGCGGTTCATCGCGGACCAGGATGCCGGAGCGCCCGAGTTCCTCGAGCTGCGCGCGAAGGGTGCCGCGCACCCGATCGAGGCCACCGGCAAGGACCTGCGCGCACTGTTCGCGTGGAAGCAGCAGGACGAGGACTACGTCGAGGGTTCCGCCGCGCGCTGA
- the ilvN gene encoding acetolactate synthase small subunit: MPSHVLSLLVEDKPGLLTRVAGLFARRGFNIESLAVGVTEVPGLSRITVVVDVEEFPLEQVTKQLNKLINVIKIVELDASQSVQRDHILVKVRADNTTRSNVIEVVNLFRASIVDYATDALVVEVTGDKGKIEAFLRAIEPFGIKELAQSGLLAIGRGGKSITERVLRP; the protein is encoded by the coding sequence ATGCCCAGTCACGTGCTGAGTCTCCTGGTGGAGGACAAACCCGGCCTGTTGACCCGCGTCGCGGGTCTGTTCGCCCGCCGCGGCTTCAACATCGAATCCCTTGCCGTGGGCGTCACCGAGGTGCCGGGCCTGTCCCGCATCACGGTGGTCGTCGACGTCGAGGAGTTCCCGCTCGAACAGGTCACCAAGCAGCTCAACAAGCTGATCAACGTGATCAAGATCGTCGAGCTCGACGCATCCCAGTCGGTGCAGCGCGACCACATCCTGGTCAAGGTGCGCGCAGACAACACGACGCGCTCCAACGTCATCGAGGTCGTCAACCTGTTCCGCGCCTCGATCGTGGACTACGCGACCGACGCACTCGTGGTCGAGGTGACCGGTGACAAGGGCAAGATCGAGGCGTTCCTGCGCGCGATCGAGCCGTTCGGCATCAAGGAGCTCGCCCAGTCCGGTCTGCTCGCCATCGGTCGCGGTGGCAAGAGCATCACCGAGCGCGTCCTCCGCCCCTGA
- a CDS encoding acetolactate synthase large subunit: protein MSAESASAVPRPPSRTASTSAPVLTGAQAVVRSLELLGVTDVFGLPGGAILPVYDPLMDSTELRHILVRHEQGAGHAAEGYAAASNKVGVAIATSGPGATNLVTAIADAYMDSVPIVCITGQVFSNLMGTDAFQEADIVGITMPITKHSFLVKRPEDIPGAIAAAFEIAGTGRPGPVLVDITKDAQQAEAPFVWPPKIDLPGYRPVTKAHGKQIQAAAQLLAEAKKPVLYVGGGVIRSQASAELLALAETTGAPVVTTLMARGAFPDSHQQHLGMPGMHGTVPAVLALQEADLLVSLGARFDDRVTGKAALFAPNAQVVHVDIDPAEISKIRMADVPIVGDLKDVLVDLDAAFRGATIDGKPDTEEWWSYLDGLRDEFPLGFAPTTDGLLAPQHVIQRIGELTGPEGIYAAGVGQHQMWAAQFIKYERPNAWLNSGGAGTMGYSVPAAMGAKVAEPDRVVWAIDGDGCFQMTNQELATCTINKIPIKVAIINNSSLGMVRQWQTLFYDGRYSNTDLNTGHDTIRVPDFVKLAEAYGCLAIRVEREDEVDAAIKLALETNDRPVVIDFVVSADAMVWPMVPQGVSNSYVQYAKEHSPAFEEEI, encoded by the coding sequence ATGTCTGCCGAATCAGCATCGGCCGTTCCGCGGCCACCCTCTCGCACCGCATCCACCTCTGCGCCCGTGCTCACGGGCGCGCAGGCAGTCGTCCGCTCGCTCGAACTGCTCGGTGTCACCGACGTCTTCGGGCTTCCGGGCGGCGCCATCCTCCCCGTGTACGACCCGCTCATGGACAGCACCGAGCTGCGCCACATCCTGGTGCGGCACGAGCAGGGCGCCGGTCACGCGGCCGAAGGCTACGCGGCCGCCTCCAACAAGGTCGGTGTCGCGATCGCGACCTCCGGCCCCGGGGCGACCAACCTCGTGACCGCGATCGCGGACGCCTACATGGACTCCGTGCCGATCGTCTGCATCACCGGGCAGGTGTTCTCGAACCTGATGGGGACGGACGCCTTCCAGGAGGCCGACATCGTCGGCATCACGATGCCGATCACCAAGCACAGCTTCCTGGTCAAGCGTCCCGAAGACATCCCCGGCGCCATCGCGGCGGCGTTCGAGATCGCCGGTACGGGTCGCCCCGGTCCGGTGCTCGTGGACATCACCAAGGATGCGCAGCAGGCCGAGGCGCCCTTCGTATGGCCGCCCAAGATCGACCTGCCGGGCTACCGACCGGTGACCAAGGCGCACGGCAAGCAGATTCAGGCCGCGGCCCAGCTGCTGGCCGAGGCCAAGAAGCCCGTCCTCTACGTCGGCGGTGGCGTGATCCGCTCGCAGGCGTCGGCCGAGCTGCTCGCCCTGGCCGAGACCACCGGTGCGCCGGTCGTCACGACGCTGATGGCGCGCGGCGCGTTCCCCGACTCGCACCAGCAGCACCTCGGCATGCCCGGCATGCACGGCACGGTGCCCGCCGTGCTCGCGCTGCAGGAGGCCGACCTGCTGGTCTCGCTCGGCGCACGCTTCGACGACCGCGTCACGGGCAAGGCGGCGCTGTTCGCGCCCAACGCCCAGGTCGTGCACGTCGACATCGACCCGGCGGAGATCTCCAAGATCCGCATGGCCGATGTGCCGATCGTGGGTGACCTCAAGGATGTCCTGGTCGACCTGGATGCCGCATTCCGCGGTGCGACCATCGACGGCAAGCCCGACACCGAAGAGTGGTGGTCCTATCTGGACGGCCTGCGCGACGAGTTCCCGCTCGGCTTCGCACCGACCACCGACGGACTGCTGGCTCCGCAGCACGTGATCCAGCGGATCGGTGAGCTCACCGGTCCCGAGGGCATCTATGCCGCGGGCGTCGGCCAGCACCAGATGTGGGCCGCGCAGTTCATCAAGTACGAGCGCCCCAACGCCTGGCTCAACTCGGGCGGCGCGGGCACGATGGGCTACTCCGTGCCGGCGGCGATGGGCGCCAAGGTCGCCGAACCCGACCGCGTGGTCTGGGCGATCGACGGTGACGGCTGCTTCCAGATGACTAATCAGGAGCTCGCCACCTGCACGATCAACAAGATCCCGATCAAGGTCGCGATCATCAACAACTCTTCGCTGGGCATGGTCCGCCAGTGGCAGACGCTGTTCTACGACGGCCGGTACTCCAACACCGACCTGAACACCGGCCACGACACGATCCGCGTTCCGGACTTCGTGAAGCTGGCCGAGGCTTACGGATGCCTCGCGATCCGCGTGGAGCGTGAGGACGAGGTGGATGCCGCCATCAAGCTCGCGCTCGAGACGAACGACCGTCCGGTCGTCATCGACTTCGTCGTGAGCGCGGACGCCATGGTGTGGCCGATGGTGCCGCAGGGCGTCAGCAACAGCTACGTCCAATACGCGAAAGAGCATTCGCCGGCATTCGAGGAGGAGATCTAG